AAAACATGAGTGTCTTCCAGTGTCCAAAATGTAAACACAAAACTCATATTTTTGGTGCTGATGGTGCAAGAAAACTAGCACAGACCCTTGATCTTGATGTTCTAGGTAAGACCTTAGAATCCTCTTTCACAGGGCAAATTACAGGAGGGGAAATGACAGTGAATCCCGGTAATGGAGGTAACAGTAAGTAGTTGCTTGATGCTTTGTGTCTTTAAAGTATTAGTCTAGTGCCATTGCATGCATTAAGCTCTCTTGGGCATCTGTGCATAGGCTTTTTCTATAGGCTATGATATCATCTCTATGATAGATTAAAAACAGCCTATAGATTCAGTTTGAGGAGACAGATGTAGTGTGAGTAGCATGGATTAAACTTATGTTTTAAAGGATGGTAGTTAGCTTGGTTGCAAGATTGGATGTAGGCATTACTGTATAAGTAGGTGTGTGTGGACATGCCCACTCTATTATAGCACACTCTCTAACAGTATGTTCTCAGACTGTGTGTAAACGCCTCCATGAGTGGCTCTTTGCTTGTCAGCCTTTCAGTTGCACAGTAGCTCCTCCTGATTTACTGTGATATTCGACTACCATTTCTATGAAATATGGCAGGTGAATTTTTACTGTATATATTGTTCATAGCACTGAATCAAAAAATTAAGTAGTTTAGGAGGAGAACAAAAATCATGTGATAGGTGAAAAAATAAGGTAAACAGATTTGGATAAAACATGCTTTTTCAAAAACTCCACAAGCAAGCTGTGGATGTTTAAGACAGCTTGTTTTTCTATGTGACGGTGACTGAGCTTCTGTTCCGGGCAAAGACTGATGTTACAGCTGCAGATAGTTGAAAATTCAGATCTTTTACAGATGAAAGAATTTCAAAACATTCCCTATTATAATACATTTCTGAAAGTTAATGctaaatgtattattattatttattgctcTGTGGCAGCAACTACAATATCAGGTGAATGCTAATATTTTGATACATTACTGTAATTATAGCCACTAATTATATTCTGAACTGTTTTTTACTTAACTAACCTCGAAAGTTCAATTTTCCAAATCTACATAATAACATAACAGATTGACTTTCCCTTAGATAATAAAGTAAACGTATAATTACAATGGCATTATTGAATTATGCTGGCAGTTTAATTCCCTAACTTAGAACAAGTGGGACAGTTCTGTAAGTCATTTATTAGATGTTGAAGCCTCTTGTAGACTGGAAGTTGTTTCTTGAGCAGTGGCTCACAAATGTATGGTGACCTGAGCGTGTCAGAAGTAGTGACCATTGGACCCTGCTGTAGATGAGATCTCAACAGTGTTACAGGAAAGGTAACTCGGAGTTCCTACTCATCTACGTAATGTAGTCAGAGAACCGCAGAAAGTCCCATGGACTGCAGCAAGAGGTCTGCTGATACAGAGGCTGGGACTAGGGAGGAGGAACTGGAGCCAGGAGAGCTCGCTCAGCTAAGGTCCTGCTGTTTAACATTCCCACCCCCATTCTTCTATGACCTGTTGAGCTACTTATTCCTAAAACAGCTCTTGGAATTTtttagattatattttaaaatatatttttgtcatGTGTGTTAGAGTGAAGGAGTGTGGTACATGTGCCATtgtgtgcttgtggaggccagagaacaactttcaggactCTCCTTCCATGGTGTAAGTTCCTGAAATTGAACTCTGTCAAGTCtcatttactgactgagccatccctctggcCTAAAGTGGTTCTTTAGACCATTATCCATATGAATCAAGTTGATGCATAGTAGTTAACTCTCACACCATCACAGAGAAAGGCCACCCAGCATCTGAAATGTGCCCTGACTCTTTCTAAGATGCTCTTCCCTCCCAGGCTGTTCCTCGGGCTTTATTCCCATTTTTATTGTGGCTTCCATGTCTTCTATGTCTGTGTGGAAGGTTATGACTCTCTGGAGGCAAACACCGTGTCAGTAGGTGATTGTGGGAAACACAGGATTGGCATCTTTTACTCCATTTCTGCAGCAGAAAGAAAGCTATTCAGGTTTCCTTGCTATTCATAAATCAAGATAAAAATCTTTCTGGGTTTCTAAACACTTTATGTAACATTTACCCTCTGAGAATCCTGTGAGGCACAAGAAAGTTGTACTTATGACTCCATTTACTGGGTTTGAGTCCTCAGCCTTCAGGAGACTGGCTCAAAGCACTCTGCTTTTAAGTTCTCCACCTCCTGGGACAGCACTGTCAGATGCACGAGGCTGCTCCCTCACCAAGTACACAAGTTCATGTGTCATGCTACATGGGTTAGTAGACAGTAAGGAAAAGAACAATGTCTCAAAAGTAGGTTGATATTGGGATACATACCTGACTTactttttaagtgttttattacACTTTCTCTatgattgtgtatatgtgtatgcatgcaggtaccatggcatatgtgtggaggtcaaagaacaacttgaaTGTTGATTTTCTCCTTATAccctgtaggtgctgggaatcaacctAGGGTCATGAGATTTgggagcaagcacctttacctgctgagccatcttgctagctctGCCTTACAGTATAGCAGCTGTCTTCATGCACTCATCCAGTAACACCACGAAGAGTCTTTGGGACTCTTACCTCAGCATTCTGACCTCACCCATCTCCCCCATGGTGTACAACACAATGTGTCTATATCAGCTATTCCAGAGAAAACCACTGACAGATGTCCTCTGAGCTAGCCTTTGCCTCCTGGAGATCTTCAGCAAAGATCAAAATAGACACCTCATTCATGGTTGGTTGCCTCAGAGCTTgtacctatacatacatacatacatacatacatacatacatacatacacacatacacacaggcacacacatacactcataaatAATCTCTCAACTGCCTTAAGTAGGATTTTTTTCACCTTAATTTACATTTGAACTTTCTCTTTTAGGCATTTAGCAAATTGAGGGTAAGTAGACATAATCCAGCCTAATTTGAGAAACTTTAGCTCTtatttctttccaatgatggacTAGTGAGACGGTGAATGTCTATGCCAGTTTCTCTGGCTCTAATGTTTTCTCGTGACTTCTGCAGGAGATGTTCCCTTGCACCTCAGTATAAGGGAAGCTTCGGATATGGGTCAACCAGTTGTCTTTTCTCAGCCTGGAAGTGATGAGGTAAGTTACATTTTtgcatgtctttttttctttttgtgggatGTATTCTTTATGATATACAGAAAGCAAGGGAGATGAAGTCAAGTTTGCTTGTGCACAGGACAAACATGTAGACAAAAGTGACTTACCTTGATTTTAAGTCACTCATCATGTCATGCACTAGAACGCAAATGTGGATGCCAATCTCTAGTTCAAAAACAGACCGCTGACCTCCCAGTAGTTTTCTCTTGAATCCCCATAATGAGAACTTAAAGATTCTTATCTTGCTGGCTGGCACCTTTTGACTGCTCAAGGGTGTGACACTTCAGTATTACACCCTCAGTGGTGAAGACAATGCTCAGTCTTGCTGTTTAATTCGGAAGCTCACTtatcatctgtgtgtctgtctgtgtgtagttTCTGTGTACCCTTCCtcaacacctctgtctcccaGTAGCTTTGCTCCCACACTCCAGCCCTGGAGTCCCTGCCATAGTGGACAGGACTGTTCTGTCCACTCCTAACAAGGTCTGCTCATCCCTCTCCACTCCTCTGTCCTGCTGTGAACAAGGAAGTAGAAGAACCAAGCCTGGCTAATGCTATGAATAAAGTGAGAGGAGATTTGATCTAGAGTCATGAATCAACATTGTGGAGTCATTCCGAGTTCCCTCTGGTGGGCGCATAGCGCCTTTCCCTGTCCTGAGTGTCAGCGGATGCGGCGCAGCTGCTGGAGTGTGACCTTTGAGTAAATACAATATAGTGCttatcaatgttttctttttctatgccTTTCCCGGATTaaatttcctttccaatttttctttAAAGAGCTTTCAGATAAGCAAAACCATAACTCTTTATTGCTTTCATATTAAAGTATGATAATCTCAACTATCAAAAGTATACTTTCAATATAAGGTATATGAAAAGTTTGAAATGAGGAATTTTTAATTATGCACATTAAAATGACTTCCAAATGCAGACTATTTAAAGGTATTCTATGGTGATTCCTTAAAAATAATAGTATTTACTACTAATTTCAATTATGAGTTGAGATTTTAAagtctttctgtctgtttgttattgccttttttttcctttaaaatactcCAAATATAAAAAAGCAATACATTGAATTAGAGAAATATCACTTAACAGAGAACATTTAACAAGCCACCCAAaggtaataaaattttaaatgctaaGCAGTAGTATTTATGGGATTTTTGGAGTTGATGTTTCTGTAGTCTGATGTACATGTGTGATAACTGGGTCTCACTGTTCCTGGGTAATAGTCCTGAAGGTCTAAAACCAGGCCCAGTCTTTTGTCTAGGCTAGTTTTAATGAAGTTTCTTCAATGACGATAAAAGTCTCATGTGCTCATTGCTAATGTTAAATACAAAGGCTTCAGTTTTAAGTAGACATGGCCACAGAAAGGAGAGCATATGGTGCCTGGATCCTTGTTTTCCTTCCATGGAAGCCGTTACTTCCCGTTCTGAGACTGCAGATATTGGTGGTGGTCATTTTCTAATAGTAGTTCCAGGCTAGACCCCAGTTGGGTTTTATTTACCTGAGTTTTGTCCTTAAAATAATGCAGAGTGATAAGTAGAGACTCCCCGTCTtctcagatgaggaaactgacaCTCACGGAAGCTGAATCATTTCCCCAGGACTGTCATGAAGCTAGTAGATTGTGAAATAGGAAAAGACCTGTCTGTTCTTCACATTGTGTCAGGCTCTGGCTCCCATATTAATTACTCTGGTTTCTAAGAGACTAGCACAATGCTTAGGTTCACTAACTAGTACCATTTCTTAGTGATGCCCATGCATCCTCGTGAAGCAAGTGTGCTCTCCTTTAGCCCTCGGCAGCAGTTTGTTTACACTGAGGAAGGTGGTCCAGGGGAGTACGCAAACTCTCAGCTGACACAGGCTCCGTGCTTCCTCTTTCTAGTTCGGTTTCAGCTTGACCTTCTAATTATCCCAGGCCAGTTCAAGGCTAGAGTTCATGGGAGCAGGCATCCAGGTCACTCCATACAGCACAGAGCTCCGGAGGAGAGAAGCCAAGGAGAATCTGCCCCTTAGGTTCTGTTGCAAGGACAGCTATGGGACAGGGCATGGATCCTGACCTGGCCAGAGAATCTCTGGAAACCATGTCTTTTCTGGGAAATTGCCCAGAAATCACAGAGAGGATTCTAGAATAGCTCAGAATCAGAGCCATGCCAAGTCACTGCTAAGCATGCACTAAGCAGAACCCAAAAAACATTTCTCTATGCTTTTGAATCTTTCTCCCCATCTGTATTCTGGTGTCATGGTGAGAGGGTTAAATAAAAGACATGAAACTGCACTGGAAGATGCAAAATAGGTTAAAGCTGTCCTTCCTGCTGTCCTTACCTAAAGGGTCCCGGCCACCAGACAGatgcctctcctctcccctcgTTAAAGGCCTGGGGCCCTTTATGCCCTTCCCCTTACAGAACTTCAAGTAAACGTTACTCTCTTGGCATCTGCAGTTCAGAGCAGTAGTCTGTCATGAAAGTGGAGTCCCAGCTTCAGCATTAATGATAATGTCTCCTGAGTCCTCGGATCTGCCTCCAGCTACAGTGAATCTTGCCTCCTCATAACTTCCTTTCCCCTAGAACACCAGGAAAACTTGCTTCTGAAAGTTGAACTCACCAGAAATGCTTTACTCTGAGAAGAGCTGAGCACTGCAGTGATTCAGTGAAAGGGGTGGCCTCTGGTGAAGTTGGAAGGGTTGTGCCCCCCGTTAAGAAGGGCTGATGGCTGGGACCTACCCAGTGAATGCGCCAAAACTTGTGCTGTGTGCTCCAGGTAGGAAAACAGAGCAAGCACAACACAAAGTATGGGTGGTGTGACAGCCGGAGAGTGCagcaggagggagaagcaggcttGACTTCAGAACTCTTGATGTCATAGCATTGCTCATGCTGGCGGCATCGCGATTGTTGACCTTTGCCTTCGACCAAGAGCAGCAGCACACATAGAATGAGCTGACACCAGATGACTTGCATGGTTTCCTCATTTGTATCGAATACAAACTTAGTAACCAGAGTGATGTCCTCTCAGGTTATTCTTGGtgaatattttcaaaaagaaatggaaggtttATTATCTTATAATTTCTAGGTTATCACTCCACTACTGTAATATGAACTAAATATGACAAGCCAGCTACAAATATttccaaacaaaaatgaaattagcTTCTGTATAATATCTTTCACTCTGGTCCTAGGTACTCTAGTTCCCTGCTACCTGGCAGGGACAGAGCAGACAGGGTGCCTCTAAATGGCCGATTAGACACATCTGCACTCGTGGCAGAGAAGTTGAGTTAATGAATGAAGAGAATTGGCAGCTTGAGGAATTTCAGTTATATCTTTCACATGGATGTATTTATGACTTTTATGTTAGATGAAGGAAGAAATGTAGGGATTTTATTATTCTTcaaggagctgagatgaaaggatggaccatgtagagactgccatatccagggatccaccccataatcagcatccaaacgttgacaccattgcatacactagcaagattttattgaaaggacccagatgtagctttctcttgtgagactatgccggggcctagcaaacacagaagtggatgctcacagtcagctaatggatggatcacagggctcccaatggaggagctagagaaagtagccaaggagctaaagggatctacagccctataggtggaacaacattatgaactaaccagtaccccggagctcttgactctagctgcatatatatcaaaagatggcctagtcggccatcactggaaagagaggcccattggacttgcaaactttatatgccccagtacaggggaacgccagggccaaaaagggggagtgggtgggcaggggagtgggggtgggtgggtatgggggacttttggtatagcattggaaatgtaaatgagctaaatacctaataaaaatggaaaaaaaaataaaataaatatttcaaagacagtataaataaataaataaataaataaataaataaatgtagggtTAGTATAGAGTACAtggtgaaaccctgcctcaaaaaaaaaaaaaaaaaaatggtttcataATTTTTGGGTAAGCTTGGTGGTGACTATTGCATTTGTTTAAGAGAATTCTTTAAACCCAGATCCCACTGTCGTCGTTGTAGCCAGAAGAAAGGGTGCTGGGTAAGCCTGTGTCTTTGGATTCATTGCTAGCAATGCTTTGTGCTGGGAATCCCTGAGAGGAGGTATGTTTCACCTGATCCGGAAATTTTTGCACAATGCCTAGATTCACTTGGAGAAGAGCTGTGTTGTGCTTGGTGCTGTTGATGTAAAATGTCTCAGGGAGAGTCAGGGAGAGTGAAGAAAATGTCTTCTGAAGAGAAAGCCCAGGTCGTAAGGCATAGCTGTCTTTCAGCTGGCTAATTCCTCTTATGCCAAACAAGAGCTGGGCAGTGTTTAACTCGTGATTTCCCAGAGGAGGGCGGTTTAAATTTTCTTCTACTCGACTAGGTTGTTAATTTACTGACATTGGAAATTGAATTTGAAATACAACAATTGCTGGTgttcggttttttgtttttcagaaggtCGCCTTCTAAGCACTTACCCTTAAATAGTGAGAGATCTTTTCTCCTTTGTACAATATTTCTCCTTTGTACCATATACACAGCCTTATGCTCACTGTTCGTCTACACCCCAGCCTGCTTCTTTCTGATCAGATACAGTTGGCATCTATGGTAAACAGTCCAGGAGTCACTCAGTGTCTGCTGAGAGACATAGGACAATGTGTCTGTTCTTTTCCAGGCCAAAGCTTACCTGCATATTGCTTCCGAAGTGGTGAGAAGATTGAAGTCATCTCCAGAATGATTCCCGAGTGCCCTGGAAATTGTCCTGGTATTTGACAATCATGAACTGTCAAACATGAGTATTGTGGTCGTGTGGAACCCACAAAAATAATGACaattctgattattttctttcatctctaaagaaataatgtctcattttcagaTTTGATTTGACAACCTATGATTCACAAAtaaaatgtacatgtatgtgtgctggCTGCTCTATGATGATTCTGTATTTGGGGTTTTGACAACTGATATCTCAGCTGCACTGCACTGCTTTCATTGAACTATCTCTTGAGAAACTGTGACTTCGTGATGCTATCGTCCCAGGTTTGCAGAGAACTGCTGAAGCGCAGTTAGACTCTGA
The nucleotide sequence above comes from Mus musculus strain C57BL/6J chromosome 12, GRCm38.p6 C57BL/6J. Encoded proteins:
- the Nubpl gene encoding iron-sulfur protein NUBPL isoform X1; protein product: MPPGTGDVQLSVSQNIPISGAVIVSTPQDIALMDAHKGAEMFRKVNVPVLGLVQNMSVFQCPKCKHKTHIFGADGARKLAQTLDLDVLGDVPLHLSIREASDMGQPVVFSQPGSDEAKAYLHIASEVVRRLKSSPE